A region of the Corynebacterium falsenii genome:
TTTCCGCAGCCTTCACTTCGTCCTCGCCGGCTTCGCCGTCCTTCTGGATCTTGTGGAGGCCTTCCATCCCCTTGCGGCGGATGTTGCGGATGGCGATCTTGGCATCCTCGCCCTTGGAGCGGGCAACCTTGACGAGCTCCTTGCGGCGCTCCTCGGTGAGCTGCGGAATAGTCACACGCAGCACCTGGCCGTCGTTGGTGGGGTTAACACCGAGATCGGAGTTGCGGATCGCGTTTTCGATCTCACCCATGGTGGACATCTCGTAAGGCTTGATGAGCAGCATCCGGGGCTCGGGAACGCTGATGGTCGCCATCTGGGTGATGGGGGTCGGCACACCGTAGTACTCGGCGATAACTCCGTTGAACATGGAGGGGTTCGCACGGCCGGTGCGGATGGTCATCAGGTCCTCGCGAGCGTGCTCTACGGAGCTGGTCATGCGCTCCTCGGACTCCAGCAAGATATCGTCAATCATGGTTATG
Encoded here:
- the frr gene encoding ribosome recycling factor, with product MIDDILLESEERMTSSVEHAREDLMTIRTGRANPSMFNGVIAEYYGVPTPITQMATISVPEPRMLLIKPYEMSTMGEIENAIRNSDLGVNPTNDGQVLRVTIPQLTEERRKELVKVARSKGEDAKIAIRNIRRKGMEGLHKIQKDGEAGEDEVKAAEKELESITHNYVTQVDAVVENKEKELMEV